From Longimicrobium sp., one genomic window encodes:
- a CDS encoding plasmid pRiA4b ORF-3 family protein, with protein MISENPPHPPARRGRKPKPRLLQLRIALARIEPPIWRRVRVPDAYTLHQLHRVIQMAFGWLDYHLYSFRIGERRFEAPHEEAEDEDTTVVRLRDLGLSDDARFRYTYDFGDNWVHVIEMEGVYIAAPIDGDAGLPVLYAGERAGPPEDCGGPHGYAEMLEALADPRHPEHGTYRLWAQDYDPEQFDVRTARNNLVLAAAWGAI; from the coding sequence ATGATCTCCGAGAATCCTCCACACCCGCCCGCTCGCCGCGGCCGCAAGCCCAAACCGCGGCTGCTGCAGCTCCGCATCGCTCTCGCGCGCATCGAGCCGCCGATCTGGCGCCGCGTACGCGTGCCGGACGCGTACACGCTCCACCAACTGCACCGCGTTATCCAGATGGCGTTCGGGTGGCTCGACTACCACCTGTACAGCTTCAGGATCGGCGAGCGCCGCTTCGAAGCGCCACATGAGGAGGCAGAGGACGAAGACACGACGGTCGTCCGGCTGCGTGACCTCGGGTTGAGTGACGACGCGCGATTCCGCTACACGTACGATTTTGGTGACAACTGGGTGCACGTGATCGAAATGGAGGGCGTCTACATCGCCGCGCCGATCGACGGCGACGCTGGGTTGCCGGTGCTGTACGCGGGGGAGCGCGCGGGGCCGCCCGAGGACTGCGGCGGGCCCCACGGGTATGCGGAGATGCTCGAGGCCCTTGCAGATCCCCGTCACCCCGAGCACGGGACATACCGCCTCTGGGCGCAAGACTACGATCCAGAGCAGTTCGACGTGCGGACCGCCCGCAACAATCTCGTGCTGGCTGCGGCTTGGGGCGCCATCTGA